One part of the Hippoglossus hippoglossus isolate fHipHip1 chromosome 11, fHipHip1.pri, whole genome shotgun sequence genome encodes these proteins:
- the LOC117770425 gene encoding DEP domain-containing mTOR-interacting protein-like isoform X1, whose amino-acid sequence MGPRTAVTASKEVKVVMGGARLRSSSDGSRYSRRELGLRGNNNSSSSSSVLSNPKSVLKRPVSTEELQQPGGPYVRRTFTIVGDAVGWGFVVRGNRPCHIQAVEPCGPAAAAGMKVCQFVVSVNGHNVLDLDYRSVSHLILTGPRTVVMEVMEETDH is encoded by the exons ATGGGACCTCGTACGGCAG tcaCTGCTTCCAAGGAGGTGAAGGTGGTGATGGGAGGAGCCCGgctgaggagcagcagtgatggGAGCAGGTACAGCAGGAGAGAGCTCGGCCTCCGCGGCAACAACAACTCTTCATCCTCGTCTTCGGTCCTCTCCAACCCCAAATCAG TTCTGAAGAGGCCGGTGAGcacggaggagctgcagcagccggGAGGACCGTACGTCAGGAGAACGTTTACT attgtGGGTGACGCTGTGGGTTGGGGGTTTGTGGTGAGAGGAAACAGACCTTGTCACATCCAGGCTGTGGAGCCCTGTGGCCCAGCGGCTGCTGCAGGGATGAAG GTTTGTCAGTTCGTGGTGTCGGTCAACGGGCACAACGTTCTGGACCTGGACTACCGCAGCGTCAGCCACCTGATCCTGACCGGACCCAGGACggtggtgatggaggtgatggaggagacCGACCACTGA
- the LOC117770425 gene encoding DEP domain-containing mTOR-interacting protein-like isoform X2: MGGARLRSSSDGSRYSRRELGLRGNNNSSSSSSVLSNPKSVLKRPVSTEELQQPGGPYVRRTFTIVGDAVGWGFVVRGNRPCHIQAVEPCGPAAAAGMKVCQFVVSVNGHNVLDLDYRSVSHLILTGPRTVVMEVMEETDH; this comes from the exons ATGGGAGGAGCCCGgctgaggagcagcagtgatggGAGCAGGTACAGCAGGAGAGAGCTCGGCCTCCGCGGCAACAACAACTCTTCATCCTCGTCTTCGGTCCTCTCCAACCCCAAATCAG TTCTGAAGAGGCCGGTGAGcacggaggagctgcagcagccggGAGGACCGTACGTCAGGAGAACGTTTACT attgtGGGTGACGCTGTGGGTTGGGGGTTTGTGGTGAGAGGAAACAGACCTTGTCACATCCAGGCTGTGGAGCCCTGTGGCCCAGCGGCTGCTGCAGGGATGAAG GTTTGTCAGTTCGTGGTGTCGGTCAACGGGCACAACGTTCTGGACCTGGACTACCGCAGCGTCAGCCACCTGATCCTGACCGGACCCAGGACggtggtgatggaggtgatggaggagacCGACCACTGA